In Lycium barbarum isolate Lr01 chromosome 9, ASM1917538v2, whole genome shotgun sequence, the DNA window tatgtcaTGGTATATTaatgtatgttagagactttgcagacagagtcacgtgtatagcatgtcagtcttgtaagcggctatttaagccgatgtatcattatgcattactttacagattcatatgattacagattttatttgattcgaggaAGACGAAAATAATGTTTACAAAAAGCTTCCagtatgcatttcatttcatgacttaagagtcctgtgagattatgagtataacgagaaccagcgggttcgctcgactctaagtaagggtcgggtgcccatcatgccctatcaggattggggtgtgacagttgtatatgtagattacgaggctacgaataatcttaagtgaattgcaagacaggaagtaagttggaagtcgagaaattatcttccaggtatgttaaggttagtccccttctttctaaaggcatgatcctttcgttataaacctttgtgtcgtatccataatatcattggttccgcaaatgctagaagtccacgaattttcgtgatctttatgatgttattgagcttctaaaggcatgattcttttcctaccaaaccatgcatgaattctatgaaaattttcattacaagaatgttagagattcatgactcttcatgttattatgagatgatttttattcatagagatttccatgtacatgagctttatatatactattatgaggtgattgagcttactttacaatttcttaattcccttcattgttggtaatctcacctaatgacccttgttccttcaaggtgggataaacgataatgattgatccataatataatcggaggctacctaccttacgtcactccgatatagttgtggcttttgattgggctcttatgaatgctttatatatatatatatatatatatatatatatgtattttctcacaccgcgccgcgctataatcggccgggcatggcacgtagatgtgcacaccactacaatgggcatgttatgatattgccccggacgctggctaatgatgataacaccgagccttaatggctgggcatgatactatatatatgacaccgagccttaatggccgggcatggtactatgtatatgtatagaaatgtttttttaaggctaagcatgcatgatatccgccttatgaggcatccagatgtacaggttatctctcttattccatgttatctTTCATATTTATactatgttgttattcatgccttacatagtcagtacattattcgtactgacgtcccttctggtggacgctgcgtttcatgccacgcaagtgtatacagatgagtagaagatattgctagaagatgttccagctggattggcgagctccatttctttccggagtgttgccgagtcagagtatctatgttatggtatattgatttatgttagagactttgtagacaaagtcacgtatatagcatgtcagtcttgcaagtggctctgcaagccgatgtatcattatgcattatgttacaaatttcatatgattacaacttttacttgatttgagaaagacgaaaagagtgttttttatttttaaaaagctttcattatgcatttcatttcgtttTCTAAGAGTCCAATTAGATTATGAATATAAcaagaaccagcgggttcgctcggctctaagtaaagggtccggtgcccatcatgccctatcaggactggggtgtgacaactgccttgtcttggcagttaattttgacctctcatctttaggctcatgtacaaaagctttgcaaccaaacactttcaagtggtcataggaaacatccttgccataccaaactctgtttggaacatcactttgcaaagcaaccgcaggggatagattaataacatgtgtgGCGGTCAACAAAGCCTCACCCtaaaaggaattcggcaactttgcttcagaaagaaaacatctgactctttccatcaaggtcctgttcatcctctctgctaaaccattaagctgaggagtcttaggaggagtcttttggtgtctgataccctgttgcttgcagtattcgtcaaacggtccacattattcaccaccgttatcagtacgaatacacttcagcttctttcctgTTTCTCTTTTAACCGAGGCCTGAAACtacttaaagacacccaacacttggtctttagtctttaagacgtagacccaaagtttccttgagcaatcatcaataaaggtagcgaagtaaagtgcaccacccaaagtccttgtcttcattggaccacataaatctgaatgcaccaactcaagcaactctgtctttcttgaaggaggatgagacttgaaagaaactctattttgttttgcagccaagcagtgctcacacttttctaatttagcactttcgaaatttgacaataatttctttttggccagaacatttagtcctttctcgctaatgtggctaagcctcctATGCCATAAtgttgaagagctattgctctcaattgcattcaccatatcaacacagttagaggccgtagtccagtatagaccacgacgcttttcgccacgagccacaatcatggaacctttagtgagcttccactttccagcatcattggtactgacatatccctcatcatccaaaacaccaacagagatcaagttcAAACGAACATttggtgcatgctttacattgtttaaaactagtttagttccaatactagtttctagacaaatcgttccaacaccagccaccctagatacagtctcattacccatactcaaagttccaaagtcacccggagtataggatgagaaaaattccttctttgatgtcacatgagatgcggcaccactgtccacaacccagcttggcTCAACACAGGCAATATTTATCATATCCgtatcaaggacagtaacaagatcttctgtagtgacggTGGCCACACGATTTCCATCTTatttcttttcctccttatctctattctcctttttcaaaatccgacagaacttctttgtgtgccctttttttccgcaatgatagcactcaatatctttaagtctgcttctagatttgcttctatgatgttctctattttgagaaccacgattcttgcctctccccctagtgtcagtcaccaagacatctgatgaggaggaaccttgagattttattctcatctcttcatttaaaagactgctcttggcaagatccatagagatcacaccatccggagcagaatttgataatgaagttctaataatttcccaaaaatatggtagggaaccaagtagaaacaagccttgaatttcttcatcaaaattaatgcccatagcagataactggttcatgatcccctgaaaaatattcagatgatctgtcattgcggaaccatcgtggtattttaaacccagcatttgctttatcaaaaacatcttgttgttaccagttttccgagcatacaaacttttaagatgctcccatagggtccgagcatgtgtctccccaaaaatatggttcaacacattatcgtcaacccactgtctaataaagccgcaaacctgccgatgcaacaaattccactcttcatctgatttattatcaggctttttagtggcaaagacaggttgatgaaaattcttgacatataGCAAATCTTTCATTTttcccttccaaatggcataatttacgccactcaaagtaaccattctactagtttTGGCTTTCattgtttatcacaaatacaaatactatttattcggagaccaaagtaattcttttctgatgtggaagttcagactgtgctgcaaccacagagcatactcagacagaaccttggctctgataccacttgttgggaataaaatagacccacAAAAATAATATTCATGGTATTAGTGacaaacgcggaacactaagatatggttaaatcaacaagaataaaataaagcaataatgacaccaagattttacgtggaaacccttctgaataagggaaaaaccacggccaagaggagcagctgctatcactatagtaaggaattttacactgtgtagtcacgagtataaatactccaaagaccactacacactcaaaagaaataacactctttttattttttcccacctcactacaatatcccTCACACTCTTATTTTTCTTCACATACCttttttcttacagtctatggaataccttgCTCTCTATAAttattttctctcttttctgaTGTGTTTAAAGATGATGGAGAGCTtgctatttatagggatgaaatgtgcCATTTTTCATCCTTGCATTTAATTTGGCCGGTGCCAAATTCAACCTTTTGCAACTATTTTTGACAAAAGTTGCAATTTGGCTGGTGCCAAATTCAACCCTTTGCAACTATTTTTTACAAAAGTTGCAATTTGGCTGGTGCCAAATTCTTTCTTTGCAATTATGGGGATGGACCCCACAAAAACATCATAGTTAGGCACTGGCGTATGACTTGCATGAAGACCTGTAGCAAAGAAATCATCCACATTTGCAAGCTTTGAGCCTGCCTTGTGACCTGCACCTACAGGTGAGTCTTCCTCTTGAACTGCACTCACAGGTGGAGATAAAATCATGATGTTTGGGTTAGCTGGTTGTAAAACAGTTGATAATTATGAGTGATGATATACACTTTTAAGTGCTGGAATTAATTTTATAGATacatgtttggataaaagtgtgtAAACCATGAGCAGTTGATGTATTTGGTTAAAAGGTGTTGATAGTATTTTTTTGGTAAatgactaaaatacccttaatttTGTGAGACAAAGTTGGGGTTTCTATTTCGAAAAGTTATTTTGATAATTAGTAAGAGATAATGATCTGAAACATAGCTAAACTATCTCTTTTTCGTGAAtttcacacctcaactatcacaTGTTCCCttttttctacctgaactatcatcatctatgtattaaaacacaccttaCCTATCAGTTGTCCCCCTTTTTCTACCTGAACAATgatgttttaatacatagatggtgattGTTCACGTAGAAAAAGGGAAAATCTAatagttggggtgtgaaactAGCGAAAAAGTGGTAGTTCAAATGTGTTTTTGATCATTAATAATAGTTAAGAAACATAGTAAAAAATTTGGTCAAAATAGaagtgcttataagctgaaaaacaAAAGTTGACCAACTTATCCTTGACCAAATGTATAGATAAGTCAAAAGGTGCTAATAAGCTAATTTGACCAAATTACAAGCCTAGCCAAACACCCTTCATAAAAaatttgaaacttgtgatcttaaacaAATCATAACATTTGTTTGACTATAAAACTAATCATTAAAGGTAATGGATAAATTCAAGCtaaattgtttttaaattttGAAAATACGGATTAATAAAAAGAACAGTGACAGaaataatatcatgaaaacaaCAGAAATCAAGAAAAGGATGAATTACCAGCAGCTTTAGGGTTTTTAAGATGATAGGCACAAGCAAAGGAAGAAAGGAAAATAATGCTGATTAACAACTGCATGGTCATTGACATGGCACTAGTTTGTTCCATTGCAAAAACTAGATCTATAGCTTTCTTATAAACAATATTGTTTTTTTCTTTGGGCTTTTTTGTATTGCTTTCAAACAACTAGAGATGTTTAACTATTTATAGTTGGATCTTGTTACCATGTCATAGTGGGCGTGATAAGTACCCCTTCATCCTTAATAAGAGATTTCGAATTTGAGTCTGAGAATGAAGTTGTTTTTTGGTTTGAAATATTGCAAAATGAAGTTTGTTTGAGAAGACATGAACTAGTTGCTCCTaactaatttttttcctttttaaaatgtTTTAAGTTTGTAAAGGTGACATATTTTGAAGAATTTATTTGGTAATGAAACTCTTTTATGTTTCACCTAAAAGGTCATTGATGATCTTTCACTGGATGAATTAAAGAGGCAGCTCCAAGCTGCAGTTTGGTGCAATTTCTGTGTTTTTATGCAATTCTTTTCATGCAAAAGcagatttgggatttaaattttatggggtTCGAATTCATAATTCTATCATATCTCGTCTAATTTACTATGTTCGAAAATCTATAATTACAATTATTTAGTACTTTTAACACATATACAGGATTTAAACTAACATTATTGGGATCGAATGAACCCGTAGCTCCTTCGATAAATCTGCCTTAGTCATCGTGCGCTGCTTCAACACATAATATGATTGCTAGGAactcttctctcttctttttcttttccttttttttggggggtgagGGAGGGGGAGGCAGAAGCAGATCTAGTGTTTCGACTTGGTGGGTTCATCCGTGAGGTTATTATTATTGAACTCCTTGTACTTTTGAATTATGGGTTCGAAAGGTAATatattcttttaaattttagtaaTTTCTCACTATATATCTATATTTCTTATCGAAAATACTGGATACAAGTGTCCGCCTCTGGGAGGGGGGAAGTTGAGAAAATGGTTTGGTTGTTGATCAAAAAAAGAGTCATCTGTGAAATATACCGGAGGCTACATGACAAGATTGAGTTTATAGtcagaaaaatgaaagaaaaaggacAGTGAGGAGACGAACTCAATGGAAGGAATAGTAATTTCCACTTTGAATTGGTCTCTTCCTGATAAAATTCAGGTTCAGTAAATTCTATTTAAATTCATTAACGTACCCTGACTCGAAAAATTATAAAGAGGGCTACCAATTTGGCTCTAGGtggatgattaaaaaaaaataaaaaatcgcatcACTTCATTTAAGTAGTTGATTTATTTCAGAAATTATCCTATATAGTTATTAAGCTTGTCAATTCCACTCTCAGATTACACAAGGTGCAAGGACAACATTTGACATAGTGCATACTCATTATATTGCAAAGAAAGATTATAGTTACATAGATGATTGTCACTTGATTTAGGAGTTATAGAGTAAGAAATTCATTGAACCCTTTCACAATTTATTTTCGATATTAAGTTATTAACCTTACAAGAAGAGAAACTACATGTTACTTTCATCTGAAGACAAAAGAACTGAACGCACCAAGTGGACATTATGGGTATCTATATACATAACATGTAGCCTAAGTTCACTGATTTAATTTCGCTTTTCAAATAATTAACAGCATGACAGAAAGAGAAATAGGGAAAATGTCAGCTTCCATGAATGAATAAGTTCACTCCAAAGTCCAACAAACCGTAATTAGAGAAAAGTATTATTCCATCGCTTTTCAGAAGACGCTGATGAGCAGCACGCTGAAAACAACTTTCAGAAAACACAGAATCATATTTTTGATGACATATATAGCCTAGGAGAATTTCTTCCGAAGTTCTTCAATCACTTTCTTATCAAGTTGGAACCCTTTGGCAAGAACGTCGTCCAGAATAGGTGGATCTGAAGCAAAGATTGAGTCAGGAATAATGACGACTCCAGCATTTTGACTGTTGAAAGAAGCAAGCAGAGTAGCTTTTTTGTGTCCCGCGTTATACTGGAAGTGAATAAGACCTTGTGGGATCGCAAACACATCTCcaggattcaagattttggagaaGAGACGACTCTTAAAAATGTTTGCTGCATCAGGAGCAAGAAATCCAGCATAAATAGTACCCTCCAAGATAGTTATGAGCTCAGTAGCTCGAGGGTGCGTGTGAAGTGGACTGAGACCCTGTGGTTCCAAGTCAGCGCGAACTATAGACATACCAAGACTGTTGAGTCCAGGCATGTTGTTCACATCCACAACCTTTACAGCAAAACCTAACTGAGGCACTGAATTTCCACTAACGTTAAGACCTGAAGCAAAGAAATCATCCGCTTTTGCAAGCTTTGGGTCTTTGCAAAACTTCCCATTCACAAAAACTGCACAAGTTAAATAAAGTGAAGCTAAGCATATTATTCAGATATTAAGAGCAAACAGATGACAGAAATTATACAACATACAAAAACTACGCCTCATTCCCAAGCAAATACTATAGAGGGAATTTACCAGAAGCCTTAGAGTCGTTAACTGCAACACATATGTCCTGTAGAGGGTTGAGATCATAAGCATAAGCAGGAGAAGAAAAGAAAGCAGTAATGGCTAAAGTTGTTATGAACCAGCAAATCctcattgtaatagcaaaatttGGTTTCTTAGCTGGAAACAAGTTTGTTTGCTTTGGGCTTGTTACGATATTTTTCAAACAAGAAAGTGTGACTACTTATACTCTATTCTGATTTAGCCATTTTCCTTATCTTTGTTTCCGGATTTTATTCATAATTTAATACTTGTTTTCCGTCTACCCAAAAGTAGGTATTTCTCATTTTTTTAATGCACGTTCAATTCCAAGAAGTAATCATTAGTATAATCAGTAGTCAACTTCACAATTCTCAGCACATGGCTTAAATAATCAAGAAAATGGGTATTGATAGAATGCCTTAACAAACCATCAAATAGTCAGTGGAAGATAATATTTCAATCAACTTCCTAATTATCTAAATGGTTTTAATAAGTTAATAGCGATGGACTTCTGGGAACCCATTGACTAGCTTCTTAAATAATACTAAAGAGAAACCTGCCTGACTTGAAAAATGAGAAGGTGTCATGTATAAGCTGaggaatataattttaaaaactaAGAAGTAATGATTGAGACAGTTTATTTATTTCTTGGTTGTACAGAATTAGAAGTAACCCCAATTCTTATCAGCAATGTAATTATAACTGACCTGGGTTGTTCAGATGTAACATCCTCAACAAACAACTACTATTGAGTTAGCAACCCCACGAAAATATCGAAAAAATTGTGTACCTATCTGATGTGAGCACCTGTTGTGAATTATTGGCTTATCGCCGACCCTTAGTACCGAAATGGATTATTTATAGGAAAGAATTATTTCTAACAAAGAAGGGTCCCTATAACCTATATTCAAGCAGTTTATGTACCCACAGATAGTTTGACTGACCTTCCTCCTGCTACGACATTTACACATTTAGAATCTACTAAAGTGTGATAGAGTTGATTGAGTCTGGTTTTAGATAAACCATGTCATTGATGAGATCAGACCCCTTCAACTTAAACCTCTTAGACTCAAGTTAGTCAAAAGATTCATTTCACAGAAAACTTTGGAATTTGAATTGAGAAACAGAGAAAAGTTCAAGAATGAATTATTAACTTAAGCATGTAGTCCAAAATTTGTTTGCTAATAGATTGTTACTTCTACAAATGAATGTTCTCATCTTAGTATGAATCAAAAAGTGAAACTTCACAAAAAGCTAGCCTGACATTCAAGGTAGCAATATTACTGAATTATCAAACAACATGTCATTAATCATCTTTAACCCTTTGGACTCTCCAGTACTTGGACTTCAATTTTTCCAATCATATTACTAAAACCATCAAAATCCTAATTTATAAGATACCACATCAATACTATTACCGCTAATCCTGAAATACCGGAGACACTAAGAATCAAAATTCATCTTTTTTTAATTTGCAGAGGACACATCACAAACTGCAGGTATCTCTATGTCTAAAGATGTCGTAGCACAAGAATGATTTGCTACTTGGATTTGTCTCTCTTCCTAAGGGAAAATCAATATTGGGCTACAATAGGTCAACAAAAATGATGAAATAATTAAGGAgttaaatggtaaaataatgGTCAACACATATAGTCGAGTATCAAATTGACCCCTTTATATATCTCAATAAAAGTTATATAAAGCGAATTCATCTCAAAAAGTACGAAGCAAATTCATGTTTATTGATGATGACTGAATGATGATAAAACTTTTCATCAAAGTCTTAGATACCATAATCCAATTTGTATAATAAATTCTTTCACAAATTAACACTCCAATAATTGATGCTCATAACAAGGTATAGAGTATTCAAAGCCAACCTCAACAGAGACAAGGTTGTTTGATAGATTGATTGTTAAACTGCTCAACATGTCACTCACAAAGCGTATACATGAAAATTGTGGAGTTCATAAGTCAAAATTTTGGCACATGCTCACAGCTAAC includes these proteins:
- the LOC132611608 gene encoding germin-like protein subfamily 1 member 13; translated protein: MRICWFITTLAITAFFSSPAYAYDLNPLQDICVAVNDSKASVFVNGKFCKDPKLAKADDFFASGLNVSGNSVPQLGFAVKVVDVNNMPGLNSLGMSIVRADLEPQGLSPLHTHPRATELITILEGTIYAGFLAPDAANIFKSRLFSKILNPGDVFAIPQGLIHFQYNAGHKKATLLASFNSQNAGVVIIPDSIFASDPPILDDVLAKGFQLDKKVIEELRKKFS